A single window of Planktothrix serta PCC 8927 DNA harbors:
- a CDS encoding cytochrome c biogenesis protein CcdA → MLETLQTKLYELAQLANHLVQTQLTHISWGSIVVIFVAGLLTSLTPCMLSMLPITIGYIGGYETENRLQAAIQSTWFALGLATTLAGLGILASFVGQVYGQIGLGLPIIVSVIAILMGLNLLEALPLQLPAFDTMGWIPKQFPHSLKSYLLGLTFGLVASPCSTPVLATLLAWVSTTGDMILGGVLLLAYAVGYVAPLVLAGTFTATIKKLLELRKWSSWITPTSGALLVGFGVFSLLFRFLPVT, encoded by the coding sequence ATGCTAGAAACCCTACAAACAAAATTGTATGAACTGGCGCAACTGGCAAATCATCTCGTTCAAACCCAACTCACTCACATCAGTTGGGGGAGTATTGTTGTTATTTTTGTTGCAGGTTTGTTAACCAGTTTAACCCCTTGTATGCTGTCGATGTTACCGATTACAATTGGCTATATTGGCGGGTATGAAACCGAAAATCGACTGCAAGCCGCCATTCAATCAACTTGGTTTGCATTGGGACTAGCAACGACCTTAGCGGGGTTAGGAATTCTGGCGTCTTTTGTCGGACAAGTCTATGGTCAAATTGGCTTAGGTTTGCCCATTATTGTGAGTGTCATTGCAATTTTAATGGGGTTAAATTTATTAGAAGCTTTACCTTTACAACTCCCTGCTTTTGATACAATGGGATGGATACCTAAACAGTTTCCCCATAGCTTAAAATCCTATTTATTAGGTTTAACCTTTGGGTTAGTTGCTTCTCCCTGTAGTACCCCCGTTTTAGCAACCCTATTAGCTTGGGTTTCAACCACAGGAGACATGATTCTAGGTGGGGTTTTATTATTGGCTTATGCGGTAGGTTATGTTGCCCCTTTGGTATTAGCAGGAACCTTTACTGCTACCATTAAAAAATTACTAGAACTGCGAAAATGGTCAAGCTGGATTACTCCCACAAGTGGGGCTTTATTAGTCGGTTTTGGTGTATTTTCGCTGTTATTTAGATTCCTGCCTGTCACCTAA
- a CDS encoding cytochrome c biogenesis protein: protein MDTEISFFRKIVTGETAFQKKIRKEILPILADLRLAILLLLVIAVFSISGTLLEQGQSLEFYQSNYPEHPALFGFLTWRVLVFIGLDHVYRTWWFLSLLVLFGSSLTACTFTRQLPTLKSARRWVYYEQPKQFKNIALSAELTTGSLTALEPLLKKRHYLVFQEGNKLYARRGIIGKIGPIIVHASMLIILAGSIIGSITGFTAQEMVPGGNIFQVKNILDAGQFSESRIPKDWAVKVNRFWIDYDPEGRIDQFYSDLSVLNQQGEEVDRKTIHVNEPLHYQGVTFYQADWGIAALRVRVNKSPVFRLPMAPLDTGGQGRIWGTWIPIKPDFSAGVSVLTRDLKGTVLVYDGKGQLVSTVREGMSTEVDGVTLFIDEVVGSTGLQIKADPGIPFVYLGFGLLMISVIMSYVSHSQIWALKEGDRLYIGGKTNRAKVTFEREIVAILDELNDREDNNSLSLGNLSENPQS from the coding sequence ATGGATACAGAGATTTCATTTTTCAGAAAAATAGTAACCGGAGAAACCGCTTTTCAAAAAAAAATCAGGAAAGAGATCCTGCCCATTTTAGCGGATTTAAGATTAGCAATATTATTATTATTAGTGATTGCGGTTTTTAGTATTTCAGGAACCCTGCTCGAACAGGGACAGTCCCTAGAATTTTATCAATCCAATTATCCTGAACATCCCGCTTTATTCGGCTTTTTAACCTGGAGAGTTCTTGTATTTATTGGACTAGATCATGTTTATCGAACCTGGTGGTTTTTATCCCTTTTAGTTTTATTTGGTAGTAGCTTAACAGCCTGTACCTTTACCCGACAATTACCAACTTTAAAATCAGCCCGTCGTTGGGTTTATTACGAGCAACCCAAACAATTTAAAAATATCGCTTTGAGTGCGGAATTAACCACAGGTTCTTTAACCGCCTTAGAACCTTTATTAAAAAAACGCCATTATTTAGTCTTTCAAGAAGGAAATAAACTCTATGCTAGACGAGGAATCATCGGGAAAATAGGGCCGATTATTGTTCATGCTAGTATGTTAATCATTTTAGCAGGTTCTATTATCGGTTCTATTACGGGATTTACAGCCCAAGAAATGGTTCCAGGGGGGAATATTTTTCAAGTTAAAAATATCCTAGATGCCGGACAATTTTCTGAGTCTCGAATTCCCAAAGATTGGGCGGTTAAAGTCAATCGATTTTGGATTGATTATGATCCTGAAGGTAGAATTGATCAATTTTATTCTGATTTATCTGTCTTAAATCAACAGGGGGAAGAAGTTGATCGTAAAACGATTCATGTTAATGAACCTTTGCATTATCAAGGGGTGACTTTTTATCAAGCAGATTGGGGGATTGCAGCCTTACGGGTGCGGGTGAATAAAAGCCCTGTATTTCGCTTACCAATGGCACCCTTAGACACCGGAGGTCAAGGTCGAATTTGGGGAACTTGGATTCCGATTAAACCGGATTTTAGCGCCGGGGTTTCTGTCTTAACCAGAGACTTAAAAGGAACGGTATTAGTCTATGACGGAAAGGGTCAATTAGTCTCAACAGTTCGAGAGGGAATGTCAACGGAAGTCGATGGAGTAACGTTATTTATTGATGAAGTGGTCGGGAGTACGGGATTACAAATTAAAGCCGATCCGGGGATTCCCTTTGTTTATTTAGGGTTTGGATTATTAATGATTAGTGTGATCATGAGTTATGTTTCTCATTCACAAATTTGGGCATTAAAAGAGGGCGATCGCCTTTATATTGGAGGCAAAACGAATCGCGCTAAAGTCACTTTTGAACGGGAAATTGTCGCCATTTTAGATGAGTTAAATGATCGAGAGGATAATAATAGCCTTTCGTTAGGCAATTTGTCAGAAAATCCCCAAAGTTAA
- a CDS encoding pentapeptide repeat-containing protein, which yields MKVIAFVIKIGLILSLMLGWAVSSPAANLKTIEQLTEHKICPSFLWKPCNLEGANLQEFDLSKVNLSGANLRQANLKNATLKYANLSRADLREAHLENTNLLGANLSHAQLSDANLTQSSLLEVNLTLANLSHANLEKAKLLGSRLWGTNLTQANLTSTSLRGTNLQYANLENSNLSFADLDSLLFRDATQFTNLSNANLEGANLEGVNLETVILQGAVMPDGSIHE from the coding sequence ATGAAAGTGATCGCTTTCGTGATTAAAATTGGGTTAATCCTGAGTTTGATGTTAGGTTGGGCTGTTTCCTCTCCGGCGGCCAATCTAAAAACGATAGAACAATTAACTGAACATAAAATTTGTCCTTCTTTTCTGTGGAAACCTTGTAACTTAGAAGGAGCAAATTTACAAGAATTTGATTTATCGAAAGTTAACTTATCAGGAGCTAATTTAAGACAAGCTAACTTAAAAAATGCCACTTTAAAATATGCTAATTTATCCAGAGCAGATTTAAGAGAAGCTCACTTAGAAAATACCAACTTATTAGGAGCAAATCTGAGTCATGCTCAATTATCTGATGCCAACTTAACACAATCTAGTTTATTAGAAGTCAATTTAACTTTAGCCAACTTAAGCCATGCTAACTTAGAAAAAGCCAAGCTGTTAGGATCAAGATTATGGGGAACAAATTTAACCCAAGCTAATTTAACTTCTACCAGCTTACGAGGGACTAATTTACAATACGCTAACCTAGAAAACAGTAATTTGAGTTTTGCAGATTTAGATAGTCTATTATTTCGAGATGCGACTCAATTTACCAATCTCAGCAATGCTAATTTAGAAGGTGCAAACCTGGAAGGAGTTAATTTAGAAACGGTAATTTTACAAGGTGCTGTCATGCCAGATGGTTCAATTCATGAATAA